In bacterium, one DNA window encodes the following:
- the rho gene encoding transcription termination factor Rho, translating into MDIAELKSKRIAELSQIAKDLQISGYSDLRKQELIFKILEAQTQKDGMSFSKGVLEVLPDGYGFLRSADYNYLPSPDDIYVSPSQIKKFSLRTGDTISGQVRPPKEGERFFALLKVEAVNHDGPEKIRERTIFDNLTPLYPNERLALEVAPNDLSTRIMDLLTPIGKGNRGLIVSPPKSGKTILLQKIANSISANHPEVILIVLLIDERPEEVTDMERSVKAEVISSTFDEPPERHVQVSDMVLEKAKRLVESKKDVVILLDSITRLARAHNTVVPHSGKILSGGVDANALHRPKRFFGAARNVEEGGSLTIIATALIETGSRMDEVIFEEFKGTGNMEIVLDRKLSDRRVFPAMDVNRSGTRKEDLLLTPEELSRVWILRKVLSEYTTVEAMEFLIEKMRGTKSNKEFLKYMNS; encoded by the coding sequence ATGGACATTGCGGAACTCAAGTCCAAGCGTATTGCGGAGCTTTCCCAGATCGCGAAAGACCTGCAGATTTCCGGTTACAGCGACTTGCGCAAACAGGAGCTGATCTTCAAGATCCTGGAAGCGCAGACGCAAAAAGATGGTATGAGCTTCAGCAAGGGGGTGCTCGAAGTGCTGCCAGACGGATACGGCTTTCTGCGTTCCGCCGACTATAACTACCTCCCCTCTCCCGACGACATCTACGTTTCTCCGAGTCAGATCAAGAAATTTTCGCTGCGTACGGGAGATACCATCAGCGGACAGGTGCGTCCCCCGAAAGAAGGGGAGCGTTTCTTCGCACTGCTGAAGGTCGAGGCCGTCAACCATGATGGTCCTGAAAAGATTCGTGAGCGCACAATTTTCGACAACCTCACGCCGTTGTATCCGAACGAGCGGCTGGCGCTCGAAGTCGCGCCGAATGATCTATCGACCCGGATCATGGATCTGCTGACACCGATAGGGAAGGGGAATCGCGGTCTCATCGTTTCTCCCCCGAAAAGCGGTAAAACCATCCTGCTGCAGAAAATTGCCAACAGCATTTCCGCCAATCATCCGGAAGTGATCCTCATCGTTCTGCTCATCGACGAGCGTCCCGAAGAAGTCACCGATATGGAACGTTCGGTCAAGGCGGAGGTTATCAGTTCGACCTTTGACGAACCGCCCGAGCGCCACGTGCAGGTGTCGGATATGGTGCTGGAAAAAGCAAAACGCCTGGTGGAATCGAAGAAGGATGTGGTCATCCTGCTCGATTCGATCACGCGCCTCGCCCGCGCCCACAATACCGTCGTGCCGCATTCCGGAAAAATCCTCTCCGGTGGTGTCGACGCCAATGCGCTGCATCGTCCGAAGCGCTTTTTCGGCGCTGCACGCAACGTGGAAGAGGGCGGCAGTCTGACCATCATCGCCACCGCGCTGATCGAGACCGGCAGCCGCATGGATGAGGTCATCTTTGAAGAATTCAAGGGCACGGGTAACATGGAAATCGTGCTCGACCGCAAACTCTCCGACCGCCGCGTCTTCCCGGCAATGGACGTCAACCGCTCCGGAACCCGCAAGGAAGACCTGCTGCTCACACCGGAGGAACTCAGCCGCGTGTGGATACTTCGCAAGGTTCTCAGCGAATACACCACCGTGGAGGCCATGGAATTCCTCATCGAGAAAATGCGCGGCACCAAGAGCAACAAGGAATTCCTCAAGTACATGAACAGTTGA